The DNA segment ATCGCTTCACGGGAATAGCAGTATACGCCTTAAATCCGGTTTAAGGCTGTGATTTCACGCGTTGATTGTATTTTGATAGCGCTATCACATATCTGACTGATAACTTTTGATAGCGCTATCTTTGTGAATATGATCACAGATAAGGTTTCAGCGCTTGAATAAAGTTTGCTCATATCTGGCAATCACGCGAGGAGGATATGTGCTCAATCACTGGCTAACTGATGCAACCATCATGCGGCAGGCGAGAGTGGAAAACTGGCCGCAGGCGCTGGAAATATGCGCCAGACCGCTGCTGGATGCTGGCGTTATCACACCTGAATATGTGACGGCGATTGTTGAGCAGCATCATAAGCTGGGCGCGTATTACGTTCTGGCGCCGGGTCTGGCGATGCCGCATGCGCGACCGGAAGAGGGAGCAAAGGGATTAGGCTTGTCGTTGTTAAAGCTGGAGCAGGGTGTTTCATTTGGGGCGGGCGAGTTCGATCCGGTGGATATCATCGTGATGCTCGCGGCACCCGACAAACACAGCCATATTGAAATGATTTCGGCGCTGGCAGAGTTATTTTCCAGCGATGACGATATGGATAAATTACATCAGGCGAAGTCGCTGGAGGAAATAAAAACAATAATCGCACGTTTCTAATTTAATTACGCATTCCGAATTACCTGACACATTACGCGCCTGCGTGATGCGGGCGTACTCTACTTAAAAGAAGGTGATGATAATGAAAATTATGGCTATTTGCGGTTCTGGCCTGGGCAGTAGTTTTATGGTCGAAATGAATATTAAAAAAGTGCTCAGGAAGCTTGAAATTGATGCCGATGTTGAGCATTCCGATCTCTCCTCGGCGACGCCTGGCGCTGCGGATCTGTTTGTCATGGCGAAAGATATTGCCGCCAGCGCCAGCGTGCCGGAAAGCCAGCTGGTGGTGATTAATAACATTATCGATATTAATGAACTTGAAGCGCAGCTGCGCGCCTGGTTCGCCAAACAATAACCTTATTGCAAGCGAGGCGGATATGTTTATCCTTGAAACGCTGAATTTTGTTGTTGATATCTTAAAAGTGCCCTCGGTGCTGGTGGGGTTAATTGCCTTAATTGGCCTTGTCGCGCAGAAAAAAGCGTTTTCCGATGTGGTGAAAGGCACGATTAAAACTATTTTAGGTTTTATTGTACTGGGCGGCGGCGCAACGGTACTGGTCGGGTCTTTAAATCCACTCGGCGGAATGTTTGAACATGCGTTTAATATCCAGGGGATTATTCCAAATAACGAAGCGATTGTTTCCATCGCGCTGGAAAAATACGGGGCGTCTACGGCGCTGATCATGGCCTTTGGCATGGTGGCGAATATTGTGGTCGCCCGTTTTACCCGTCTGAAATACATCTTTCTGACAGGACACCATACGTTTTATATGGCCTGTATGATCGGCGTAATCCTGACGGTTGCCGGTTTTGACGGCGTTGGTCTCGTCTTTACCGGATCGCTGATTCTGGGGCTGGTGATGGCCTTTTTCCCGGCGCTGGCGCAGCGCTATATGAAGCGTATCACCGGTACTGATGATATCGCGTTTGGTCACTTCGGCACGCTGGGTTATGTGCTGTCCGGCTGGATCGGCAGCCTTTGCGGTAAAGGTTCCCGCTCTACCGAAGAGATGAACCTGCCTAAAAACTTAAGCTTCCTGCGCGACAGTTCGATCTCTATCTCTCTGACCATGATGATTATCTATCTGATCATGGCGGTGAGCGCAGGGCGTGAATATGTCGAGAGCACCTTCAGCGGCGGTCAGAACTACCTGGTCTACGCCATCATTATGGCGATCACCTTTGCGGCGGGTGTGTTCATCATCCTACAGGGCGTACGTCTGATTCTGGCGGAAATCGTACCGGCCTTTACCGGATTCTCAGAAAAACTGGTGCCGAACGCCCGCCCGGCGCTGGACTGCCCGGTCGTCTATCCGTATGCGCCTAACGCGGTGCTGATTGGCTTCCTGTTTAGCTTCCTCGGCGGCCTGGTCGGTCTGTTCCTGCTCGGACAGATGAAGCTGGTGCTGATCCTGCCGGGCGTGGTGCCGCACTTCTTTACCGGTGCGACGGCTGGCGTATTTGGTAATGCCACCGGCGGGCGTCGCGGCGCGATGATCGGCGCATTTGCCAACGGTCTGTTGATCACTTTCCTGCCCGTTCTGCTGCTGCCCGTGCTGGGGGCGATCGGCTTTGCGAATACGACCTTCTCAGACGCTGATTTCGGCGCAGTGGGGATTGTGCTGGGCAATCTGGCGCGCTACCTGTCGCCGCTTGCCATCACAGGGCTTGTTGTGGCGTTGTTCGTGCTGCTGGTGGCGTACAACGTGTTTGCGAAAAACAAATCTGCGGGGGGTAACACGCAGGAGAATACCGGAGCCAAATTATGAATGTGAATGAAGTTACTCAACTGGCGCGCGATATTCGCGTTGCCACTCTTAAGTCATTGACGCAGCTTGGCTTTGGCCACTACGGTGGCAGCATGTCGGTAGTGGAGACGCTGGCGGTGCTGTACGGCGCGGTGATGAAGATTGACCCGGCCGACCCCGACTGGCCGGAGCGCGATTACTTTGTGCTGTCTAAAGGTCATGCTGGCCCGGCGCTCTACAGCACGCTGGCGATTAAAGGTTA comes from the Citrobacter koseri ATCC BAA-895 genome and includes:
- a CDS encoding PTS sugar transporter subunit IIA; translated protein: MLNHWLTDATIMRQARVENWPQALEICARPLLDAGVITPEYVTAIVEQHHKLGAYYVLAPGLAMPHARPEEGAKGLGLSLLKLEQGVSFGAGEFDPVDIIVMLAAPDKHSHIEMISALAELFSSDDDMDKLHQAKSLEEIKTIIARF
- a CDS encoding PTS sugar transporter subunit IIB, coding for MKIMAICGSGLGSSFMVEMNIKKVLRKLEIDADVEHSDLSSATPGAADLFVMAKDIAASASVPESQLVVINNIIDINELEAQLRAWFAKQ
- a CDS encoding PTS ascorbate transporter subunit IIC is translated as MFILETLNFVVDILKVPSVLVGLIALIGLVAQKKAFSDVVKGTIKTILGFIVLGGGATVLVGSLNPLGGMFEHAFNIQGIIPNNEAIVSIALEKYGASTALIMAFGMVANIVVARFTRLKYIFLTGHHTFYMACMIGVILTVAGFDGVGLVFTGSLILGLVMAFFPALAQRYMKRITGTDDIAFGHFGTLGYVLSGWIGSLCGKGSRSTEEMNLPKNLSFLRDSSISISLTMMIIYLIMAVSAGREYVESTFSGGQNYLVYAIIMAITFAAGVFIILQGVRLILAEIVPAFTGFSEKLVPNARPALDCPVVYPYAPNAVLIGFLFSFLGGLVGLFLLGQMKLVLILPGVVPHFFTGATAGVFGNATGGRRGAMIGAFANGLLITFLPVLLLPVLGAIGFANTTFSDADFGAVGIVLGNLARYLSPLAITGLVVALFVLLVAYNVFAKNKSAGGNTQENTGAKL